A DNA window from Moorella thermoacetica contains the following coding sequences:
- a CDS encoding YbaB/EbfC family nucleoid-associated protein has translation MGMGNMNKMMKQMQKMQAQVARLQEELGERTVEASAGGGVVKVTANGRQELVNIKIDPAAVDPEDVEMLQDLILAAVNEALHQSQEMVTREMAKITGNIRLPGF, from the coding sequence ATGGGCATGGGCAATATGAACAAAATGATGAAACAGATGCAGAAGATGCAGGCCCAGGTAGCCAGACTCCAGGAGGAATTGGGGGAGAGGACGGTTGAGGCCAGCGCCGGCGGTGGGGTAGTAAAAGTTACGGCCAATGGTCGCCAGGAACTAGTCAACATTAAAATTGACCCGGCAGCCGTTGATCCTGAAGACGTGGAGATGCTCCAGGACCTTATCCTGGCGGCCGTCAACGAGGCTCTGCACCAGTCCCAGGAGATGGTAACCAGGGAAATGGCGAAGATTACTGGCAATATCCGCCTGCCGGGGTTTTAG
- the dnaX gene encoding DNA polymerase III subunit gamma/tau, producing the protein MAQYQALYRQWRPRTFAEVVGQEHITRTLRNALRTGRLVHAYLFCGPRGTGKTSTAKILARAINCLAPREGEPCNECANCRRILAGNSLDVLEMDAASNRGIDEIRNLIEKIPLGPVEGRYKVYIIDEVHMLTQEAFNALLKTLEEPPAHAVFILATTEPRKVLPTILSRCQRFDFHPLTVQAIAGRLQEVAAANGVEIEPGALSLLSRKAAGGLRDALSLLDQILASGTRGPVTAGQVAVTLGTARLDTLLALTDALATGDGAGVLNLVDKALASGIEPRRLLEDLLDHTRNLLLLKVDPGAGSLTGLLPEEVEQVAAQARQFDHHRLLDLMERLQQGGAALRRSNQPRVILEMTLAGFLVAPGPSLEGLARRVAELEARLAALEGSAPSRTREKVATRNQGEGGRPPVAPGSRADAGGQERGNSGPLEAPGAGSPAGRARVINRSREFPQAAGRDRAGLAGPETATGLEPGSPASPGLELAVVQEHWPEVLAAARRESIQLQAFLREGEPVAIDGDTLTLAVKADFHRGMLEQPGNRQKVEKALAAVFGRPLKVVITSGKPSPPGDTGDTLTRLVNFFGADKVEIKD; encoded by the coding sequence TTGGCCCAGTACCAGGCCCTGTACCGGCAGTGGCGGCCTCGCACCTTTGCCGAGGTGGTGGGGCAGGAACATATAACCAGGACCCTTCGTAACGCCCTGCGTACCGGGCGCCTGGTTCACGCCTACCTCTTCTGTGGCCCCAGGGGTACGGGGAAAACCAGCACGGCGAAAATACTGGCCCGGGCCATCAATTGCCTGGCACCCCGGGAGGGGGAACCCTGTAACGAATGCGCCAATTGCCGGCGTATCCTGGCCGGAAACTCCCTGGACGTCCTGGAGATGGACGCCGCCTCCAACCGGGGGATTGACGAGATCCGCAATCTGATTGAGAAAATACCTCTGGGTCCGGTAGAAGGCAGGTACAAGGTTTATATTATCGATGAAGTCCATATGCTGACCCAGGAGGCCTTTAATGCCCTCCTGAAAACCCTAGAAGAGCCCCCGGCCCATGCAGTCTTTATTCTGGCTACCACCGAGCCGCGCAAGGTTCTGCCGACCATCCTATCCCGCTGCCAGCGCTTTGATTTTCACCCCCTGACGGTACAGGCCATTGCCGGTCGCCTTCAGGAAGTGGCAGCAGCCAACGGGGTGGAGATTGAGCCCGGAGCTTTGAGCCTCTTATCCCGCAAGGCTGCCGGCGGCTTGCGGGATGCCCTCAGCCTCCTGGACCAGATTCTGGCCAGCGGCACCAGGGGACCGGTAACGGCCGGGCAGGTAGCAGTTACCCTGGGCACGGCGCGACTGGACACCCTCCTGGCCCTGACCGATGCCCTGGCTACCGGCGATGGTGCCGGGGTGTTGAACCTGGTAGATAAAGCCCTGGCATCCGGTATCGAGCCCCGGCGCCTGCTTGAGGACTTACTCGATCATACCCGCAACCTTCTGCTCTTAAAAGTGGACCCCGGCGCCGGCTCCCTGACCGGCCTTCTGCCTGAGGAAGTGGAGCAGGTGGCGGCTCAAGCCCGGCAGTTTGACCACCATCGCCTGCTAGACCTCATGGAAAGGCTACAGCAAGGTGGAGCGGCTCTGCGCCGGAGCAACCAGCCGCGGGTCATCCTGGAGATGACCCTGGCTGGCTTCCTGGTTGCCCCCGGCCCCTCCCTGGAAGGCCTGGCCCGGCGGGTGGCGGAACTGGAGGCACGTCTGGCCGCCCTGGAAGGTTCCGCTCCCAGCAGGACCCGGGAAAAGGTTGCCACCAGGAACCAAGGAGAAGGGGGCAGGCCGCCGGTTGCCCCGGGGAGCCGGGCTGATGCCGGCGGGCAGGAACGGGGAAACAGCGGCCCACTTGAGGCCCCCGGGGCAGGGTCTCCTGCTGGACGGGCCCGAGTAATTAACCGTTCCCGGGAATTCCCGCAGGCTGCCGGCAGGGATCGGGCAGGGCTGGCCGGGCCGGAGACCGCGACCGGCCTGGAACCCGGTTCGCCGGCATCTCCGGGGCTGGAACTGGCCGTAGTGCAGGAACACTGGCCGGAAGTCCTGGCTGCCGCCCGCAGGGAAAGCATCCAGCTTCAGGCCTTCCTGCGGGAGGGCGAACCGGTAGCAATAGATGGTGATACCCTGACTCTGGCCGTCAAAGCCGATTTTCACCGGGGCATGCTGGAGCAGCCTGGTAACAGGCAGAAGGTGGAGAAAGCCCTGGCTGCGGTCTTCGGCCGGCCTTTAAAAGTAGTCATTACCTCCGGGAAACCCTCCCCACCGGGGGACACCGGCGATACCTTGACCCGGTTGGTGAACTTTTTCGGGGCGGATAAAGTGGAGATCAAGGACTGA